From the Lolium rigidum isolate FL_2022 chromosome 2, APGP_CSIRO_Lrig_0.1, whole genome shotgun sequence genome, one window contains:
- the LOC124686421 gene encoding protein IRX15-LIKE-like gives MMKAMSGPKILIVHPSSNKFGKGAASMSGRSFWLVVLLAVFGSVSLLTVFSTARAASGAAPPRVTFAVAADAASAGASGGRLPAHVFDALVRYAAAAGANSTASMPEEDVRAIASVLRRRAPCNLLVFGLGAETPLWRALNHGGRTVFLDENPFYVAHMEGAHGPGLEAYDVAYATAVRELPDLLDAARASRRAECRPVQNLLYSECRLAITDLPNALYDVAWDVVLVDGPHGYAEGSPGRMAAIYSAAVMARTRGTETDVLVHDFQREVESVCAKEFLCEQNRMEGTSTPSLGHYVVRGGAAAGREDFCSAPATKKAN, from the coding sequence ATGATGAAGGCAATGTCCGGGCCGAAGATACTGATCGTCCACCCGTCGTCGAACAAGTTCGGGAAAGGGGCGGCGTCCATGTCCGGTCGCTCCTTCTGGCTCGTCGTGCTTCTCGCGGTGTTCGGCAGCGTGTCCCTGCTCACCGTCTTCTCCACGGCGCGCGCTGCGTCCGGCGCGGCGCCACCGCGGGTCACGTTCGCGGTCGCCGCTGACGCCGCCTCGGCGGGGGCGAGCGGAGGACGGCTGCCGGCGCACGTGTTCGACGCGCTGGTGCggtacgcggcggcggcgggggcgaacTCGACGGCGAGCATGCCGGAGGAGGACGTGCGCGCGATCGCGTCGGTgctgcgccgccgcgcgccgtgcAACCTCCTGGTGTTCGGCCTGGGCGCGGAGACGCCGCTGTGGCGCGCGCTGAACCACGGCGGGCGCACCGTGTTCCTGGACGAGAACCCGTTCTACGTGGCGCACATGGAGGGCGCGCACGGGCCCGGGCTGGAGGCCTACGACGTGGCCTACGCCACCGCCGTGCGCGAGCTCCCGGACCTCCTGGACGCCGCGCGCGCGTCCAGGCGCGCCGAGTGCCGGCCCGTGCAGAACCTGCTCTACTCCGAGTGCCGCCTCGCCATCACCGACCTGCCCAACGCGCTGTACGATGTGGCGTGGgacgtcgtcctcgtcgacggGCCCCACGGGTATGCCGAGGGGTCGCCGGGGAGGATGGCGGCGATCTACTCGGCGGCGGTGATGGCGCGGACGAGGGGGACGGAGACGGACGTGCTGGTGCACGACTTCCAGAGGGAGGTGGAGAGCGTGTGCGCCAAGGAGTTCCTCTGCGAGCAGAATCGGATGGAGGGGACCAGCACGCCGTCGCTCGGTCACTACGTCGtgcgcggtggcgccgccgccggccgggagGACTTCTGCTCGGCGCCTGCCACCAAGAAGGCGAACTAG
- the LOC124686422 gene encoding uncharacterized protein LOC124686422 has translation MDPSDVEMEPAEHPPQEPPPQQQQPQPAAAGDGWSMLSRARGLLEEGQPSQALQAILMAIRSKGGDQALMQTLNRARELYRQRSHPTPNVDELASFLARCAIAEAQSPNTNVKPQAPGSDPVTMLDSDEACILAECGRKQIILDAFSDGSSFICLKCGGLFSTSRKDEHLAYWCGAA, from the exons ATGGACCCGTCCGACGTCGAGATGGAGCCCGCGGAGCACCCGCCCCAGGAGCctccgccgcagcagcagcagccgcagccggcggcggccggggacggGTGGAGCATGCTGTCCCGCGCCCGCGGGCTGCTGGAGGAGGGCCAGCCATCCCAGGCGCTGCAGGCG ATACTCATGGCCATAAGATCTAAAGGTGGTGATCAGGCTCTGATGCAAACGTTGAACCGTGCACGTGAACTCTACAGGCAGAGGTCTCACCCAACCCCAAATGTTGACGAGCTCGCTTCTTTCCTCGCACGCTGTGCAATAGCAGAGGCTCAGTCACCAAACACTAACGTGAAGCCGCAAGCACCTGGTTCTGACCCTGTCACGATGTTGGACTCTGACGAGGCCTGCATACTTGCTGAATGTGGAAGAAAGCAGATTATCTTGGATGCCTTCAGCGATGGAAGCAGCTTCATTTGCTTAAAATGTGGTGGGCTCTTTAGCACATCACGCAAAGATGAGCATCTGGCTTACTGGTGTGGGGCTGCATGA